One Citrus sinensis cultivar Valencia sweet orange chromosome 5, DVS_A1.0, whole genome shotgun sequence genomic window, cATGCTATTAAactatatgatttaataaactCTATGTTCAatggtttaataaaattagtgtttaattaattataaagttaTATAACTTAATAGCATATCcgtatgaaataaaaataagggcactttatatatatgtgtttgCGTGTGTGTGCGCACATGcgcatatatgtatatttatagaattCTAATTGGAGCCATTGGATTCAAATTTAAGGGTCTtgctaagttacattttttGTAACTTACATCCTATctaaaacaaagtaaaaatcaCACTGAGACCCACCTGGCTCAATATTCACGTCTTTATTTTTACGTGTTTGAATTGGAATGtaagttacaaaaaaatataatttagcaaaatctcaaatttaatAGCTCATAAAATCTACACATGGTGGGCCTTACCATAtgtagattttaaaattttaaaaataatgggcCATTGAACAAATCCAATGACTCAAATTAAATTCTCATACTATAACTAAAATGCGGGCACCCTCATTAAAACTTAATACTCACacatagtgtgtgtgtgtatattaATAACACAATAATGgaaccaacaaaaaaattattatactaacacttgtaataaatttattatcgtACAGTTTTGATTTCGTGCATGCTCGTGCAAATGGGAGATACCAAGTTGCAGATATAAGAAAAGtgcaaattcattaaattattttaggaGACCATCTAGATTTCACATTTATATGATAAAGAATATATAAGATAAATTCGACATGTGGCCAAGATACAATAACAACTGTATTAATTgtaaagataaattttaagaacttaacataaattttgagaaattaaatatacagCATGTAATAAATGTAATACTTATTTTGTAGTTTGAGGAATTAAATGTTCAACAAGTAATAAatgtgaaatttatttttgtagaagGGCCCTAATGTCTAATCGAATCATCAAAATGCTCTctaaactttacttttattacaaaatctctataaaatatcaattactatttactatatattattataatacatatAGCATATTGTTAATGAATGAGCTTCTGAACTAATTTACAAACCTTGAGTTCTTCTAACTTTATATAGCATTTTGAATTGTAAAGTCCAATAAAATAACCTTTAAGGACTATCTACTCAAAGTGGATAATATCTATATGGATCTTGGGTGTAAGCTATAAGCTGTGAATCCAAAGTAGATAACATTTACTTGATAGCTGGATCCAGACTATTACAATATTTAACCATAACAAGCCCAATAACAAAATTCTAATGGGGTGTATGTCGCAAAATCTACTTAGTAGTGGAGTTTAGgctattataatatttaaccATGATGGGTGACAAAATCCAATAATAAAAGCTTGACATGATGCGTGCCCAAAGTAGGCCAAATCTACTCAATAGTTGGTTGGGTTTGGGTTATTATCTCACCAGCCCTTTACTTTTtgatttatcttattatttttcagaattacacttattaaatcaaaaaattattattctattttattatttctctaCTTTTCATCacttcatcaacaacaacaacatcatcatcaatattaGTGATGATGGTccatcaccatcaccatcaCCTATTTTTTTCACCATCAATCTATCACCTCTTCCAACATCTGATGAGTTTCAATGTTGGgttttgttacattttatgAGTAGTAGGTTTTGTTGTTATTGATGAtattggttttgattttgagtaaaaatctaatatttatttaatttccacTTTGAGTCTGATtataagttaatatttaattcaaattgtaACTCAATTAAACGAAAGAGCAATGAGAAGTTAGTCTATTGAGAACTTGAGACAGAGCAacaagtatttattttttaatttcattttttttcatcaagggcaattctaaaataaacaacattaattaaaaaattggagGATGATTAAATAAAGGGTACGGCTATTTGAACCCATTAAATTCCTCACTGCACcgtatttgaattaaaattgagaATACAATTTGATCAATTACTTATGTGGCCTTATTCTCTTTCCCTCTATCTCCTCCctttatcaaaatttgttaTGATATATGAAgtaaatattgtatttagtaaaaactaattgttcaaaaatttaaaaatttactccTATTGTaatctaaacaaaataaatgaatcaatacCCATCAtgtaaaaaccaaaaaataaaagtttttgtaCCATTTGGatgtattagaatttttttaattaaatctcataagcTCAAACtctaaatgataataataggtaaaaattgataatgctATGGGAAAAACTCAGAGAAAGATAAAGTTGATTtagaaaaagagaataaaaaaagaaaagtaaaagagagaaaaactaGTTTTAGGTTTTTACCATTGTAAAATAAGGGAGAGAAAATAGCTAATCGAgggtaataaatgaatttttaagaattaattgataattaatttaattaaaaaagtgggtgttgaaagaaaattaatgagtTCCAATAGTTTTacccttaaataaattaagaggATAAAATATAACCACTCTTACAATtgaaaaagataatataattcaattgaTGGATATATAAAGGgtaattctaatttttcaaatgatggattaatttattgagaagacaaatcaaaaataaaatttgataaattcaaataGCTCTAAATagcatttaataaaattgtatcACACTATGAAGTATGAACTATTAGGTGATGGGTAAATTGCACAAGTGGGTGATGCAGACTGCGGAGGGCCATAACTGTCCCTTTGATGGgctttctccaatttctaGTGTctataaaaattgtaaaacccCAGCTAATTCGCTCTCCATCCTTGACcagatttatgaattaaatgcTGAATACGCCTGTCATTCATTGAAGTGGCTTTTCtgataaaatttatggtatattagaatttatatatatatttcatagaATTACTACttacatgttaattttttaaattaaatgaatacatgacatgatattatttatttattatatgattatCGTGATACCTCcgatatattttaaagtttttatttggaGGATGCTGAATTTGCAAGAATTTAATTCTGTAATACTTTAATCCCTTAATATATATGCTAAGGCAGCCAACATAATTTTCAtcttgaattattatttacttaactACTTATCACActtatgtatgtgtgtgtttCTTTACGAAAATAGATTAATAagacaataatattaaataagtgaAAGATTTGAATATGGGctcaaatttttcttttcttgtctGAACCACGAGGTGGTCCTGAAtgggccccaactgtgggagacaCATTTAAAGCTGTACAATAATCCAGACTAATCCCCGCTCGCACCGGATCGGCCCGTAAGAGATAAAGTACTGAGgtcaaattcttatatttttaaaactaattaatatttacatatGATAACTATGTAAAAGGACTATACAAACAAAAGATACAAAAATCCTCTCAAATTCTATTTGTAACATATCCGTTAATTGTTCTCACAAACCACCTTTATCTATCAGGTGCATTTTGCAAAAGGACCAAAGGTGAGAGGATTTACTTCACGGGTGAGGTCTCTGGTCAAATCCAGGATGGCCAATTGCATCaaggaaaagggaaaaaataaatagaagaaACTTCAAACTCCTTCATGCATGCTCCACTTGGCTTGGGGGGATATATACCTCAATTGGTAGTCAAAGCAATTGGATGTCTGATTGTGGCCTATATGACACGACCGATAACTGGAAATGCTCCACCCCAAACACTTCACCTTTGTCATATATTATATGCATCACACTTGATGACTCATACgagattcaaaatttttggacCACGAAATGCTTGATTTTCCACTTGGGTTGGTGGTTTAACCAATTCACTATAGCAGAAATTATCAATCAGTTaactaaaaactaaatattaaaagCCAGCAAAGTTACTGATTTTATAGTGAGTTATTAGTTGTTCTTAGATcttgcccaaaaaaaaaaaaaattcaacagaAAAGTTTGAAGAGATGATTATTGCTCTTTTATGTACTTTTAGTCAcgactaaaataataaatatgaagaaGGGGTTTTATAAGATGTTTTGGGGAGTGCTGATAGCTCTACTCGGTTTTTTAATTCTCGAAACATCCatttattactaaaatacaATTCAAAAGGCCgcgaaaaaagaagaatttgaaaattttgggcTTGAGATAGGACCGGCCCGGCTGGGACAAGCGAGGGCTAAACTTTTCCTGGGCCAAATCCTGACTTCGCCAACCCAATCTTATCTGGCCCATTTTCTATCTCTACTGTCTGATTAGGCTTTCAAGTGATGGGACTTGCTGGGGGCTTGACCACTCAAAACTTTTTAGCGACGCTCATTCGCTCATGGTCACAAATTCCTCTTCACTTAGCTAATGACATGGACGTTGATCAAGATCGAGGTATCATTCACTTGCATCGATTCGAGCGCATGTTTACGtaaaaagttcaaattaaaataaatcgagttaaattaggaaaaaaaaatgaaggaaggaaagaaagaaagaaaggaaacaAATCAAAGTGCTTAAAATTGAATCCACATAATATTCCGATCAAATTAAAGGACGAGATTGAAATTCACatcttctttctattttacaaaaagaagaacatttaataaaatatataaacaagAACATTTTTATATAATCACAGTCCACAGAGCAGAACGCAAAATCAATTCATTAGAGAaagggataaaaaaaaaaaaaagaactgaCACACACACAGTTGACATGGCTTTCGTCTTCGGCTTGTCACCTACTTCACTTTTCTTCTCCTCCTCTTGCAAAAACCAGAACCCTAAGCCTATATTATTCTTCTCTGCAAAATCCAAAACCCATTCTTCACTTTCTTTCTCTAAgcccaacaacaacaaatgcAAAACCCACCTCGCACTTGGCCTTCGCTCCTCTTCCCAGCCCGACCCGGTTCCCGAACCCGATTCGGAGCCCTCCGAAACCCCAGTTACTATCACCGACGAATGGGGCGAGAAGACGGAGCTGGAGGCGGAGGAGCAGGAGCCCACGAGGATGGCGGATTCGGATCCTCCTAAGGACGAGGACGAGTGGGAGGAGTACGACAGCGGCGCGGATAATGGGAGCGCCCCTGCTGCTGCTGTGGCGGCGGCTCCGGCGGCGAAGGAGGTGGAGGAGTACGATGATAAACTTGGGGATTTGAAGAGGTGTTTTGTGGATACTGTTTACGGGACGGAGCTCGGATTTCGGGCCGGGTCGGATGTTCGGGCTGAGGTTTTGGAGCTTGTTAATCAGCTAGAGGCGCTAAATCCTACTCCCAATCCCGTGAACGCCGCTGGGGTTCTTGATGGCAACTGGGTTTTAGTGTGAGTTCTCTTCATTGCGctcattttatttgattatgttTTGTTCAATTGTCATGTTCTGATGatcaaattttcaagttaattgATAACGGTATGTTTGTAATTATCGGACTATGGCTTACAAGCTACTGAACAATTATTTATACTTGATAGCCAGTGACTCCATTTCGTAGCAGATTAAATATAACACTGTGCAATTCCAATGAAGTGATTGGTATTAAGGATTTAGTGAAATGAATTTGAGAAACTTAATTTACAATGCTTAGGTGGATCAGAAGGAGATGTTGAGAGTACTTACAATCACAATGAGGGATGCCCAAGCATTTGGAGTTGACAAATACTTGATAGGTGATATGAAGTGATAAAGTTGTCTTTTCGTATCCGTAGATTGAAGAACTCATagtgaaattcaaattgaagTTTTATGACTCTTAAATTGTGATTGTGGTCCAACCGATGTTAGACTGTTATAAATAGTTGCACAATGAAAAAGGTTCTGAGTAGGAGAAAGTTCAGGGTGGACCAGATTAGGGACATTGTATCAATGGAgcaatttattgattttatattatgGATTCTTAACAATTTCATTCAGTCCTTACTTTGCCTTTATGTATTTTCTGACTGGCCAGGTACACTGCATTTTCTGAGCTGTTGCCGCTGTTGGCAGCTGGTGCAATACCTCTTTTGAAAGTGGAAAAGATATGCCAAAAGATTGACACCAGTAGCCTCACTATTGAGAACTCAACTACATTGTCCAGTCCTTTtgcttctttctctttcagtGCAACTGCCTCCTTTGAAGTTCGAAGCCCTTCTAGAATACAGGTAATCCTTTAAACAAACTTGAATAGTTGATTAATTACAATTTCTTATGtttgaatatatttatgaattgtgcaaAATATATGCAGTGTAATTGGCTGACTTTATGCTCTGAAAATGTTACTTGTAACACAaaacttcctcaaaatctctGAATTACAGTACATGAAATAGGTTAGTACAAATATACCTTATGTGTCTTCTTCCAAATTTGTTCAGGTTCAATTTAAGGAAGGTACCCTGCAACCTCCAGAGATAAAGTCAACTGTTGATCTCCCaggaaatttaaatatttttgggcagAATATCAATCTGTCACCAGTGCAACAAACTCTCTCCCCACTACAGGAGGCAGTTGGAAGTATTTCAAGAGCTGTTTCTGGTCAGCCGCCACTTAAGGTGCCAATTCCAGGTGAACGGACCCAGTCTTGGCTTCTTATTACATACCTTGATGAGGATTTTCGTATCTCAAGGGGGGACGGCGGTCTTTTTGTGCTTGTTAAAGAAGGGAGTCCTCTTCTAGATCAGTAGCCAGGTATATTGTGCAGTGTTATACTcttaatcttttttcttttcttttttggttgattACACTACATAAGTCAAGTTAGAATTATATTGTTAAATAGCAAAGAAGATACTTATATCATCATTCTTATGTTGTATTTGATTACCAGCAGACTCATTGAAGAAggaacaatttgaaaattgaaaccaTTTTGATGGGATACAGTTGTAAgaatctcatttttctttcatcattCAAGTGGAGCAGAATGCgaaaaatttggaatggaATTTTACAAAGGCTAATCATTTCTGTTGATTTTTGTCAATGTGATGGAACCAAAGGCAATGACGATTAAACTGGTTAAGATTGTAAAAGAAGTGAAAATAGATAGACTGTTGAGCAGATGGAATAGTTGTCATTCATTGGATGCGTACATATTTCTTCATGTGCTGAATGCTGAATGCATGGTATCGGTTAAGACTGCATGCTTGCCATTTCATTAATGAGTTTTAAGCAGAATCGCTGGCggtcaatttaaatttttgatgtCTAATCAtagttttttcaaaattttcccgGGATTTTTTGTTGCAAGTAGTGTTGTAACTGATATGATGATGTTATGTGTCTCAGTataattcatcttcttcttatGACATTCTCAAATCATTAGTCATATCTTATGATGGATTTATAGGTCCCAAGTTGAGAATAATTTCAAGTAATGCTTGTGCTCATTTCATAAACAAAGTTTACAATGCTACCATTCACTAGCAAAATTGTTTATGTAGCCATACAAAGCATGTATCAGCTGGCATAAGAGAGGGTAACAAAGAAACTGATGCTCAGTATTAACTTCTTCCTCTATCATGGAACCGTTTAACTTGGTTTATAAAACTCTTGTTGCTGCAAGTTAGTATACAGTATTGTTGCACtacctaatttttttgtgcACGAGCAAGTCagttttgtcaaaattttggctctattttgtaatatttagtTGAATTAGAAGACTACTGAGTGGTTACGACACTCCCATATTTTGTACTATACAGTGTTGTTGCactaactaatttttttgtgcaTGCGCAAGTCATTTTTGTCATATTTTTGGCTCTGTTTTGTACTATGTAGTTGAATTAAAAGACTACTGAGTGGTAACAACACTCGTTACACTCCCATATCTTGTACCATACAGCATTGTTGCACcacctaatttttttgtgcAGGAGCAAGTCATTTTTGTCATATTTTTGGCTCTATTTTGTACAATTAGAAGACTACTGAGTGGTAACGACACTCCCATTTTCTGTACTATATAGTGTTGTTGCACtacctaatttttttgtgcacccacaagtcatttttttttttcatatttttggcTCTATTTTGTACTATTTAGTTGAATTAGAAGACTACTGAGTGGTAATGACACCCCGATAGTTTGGTAAAATAGTTATGGAGACTCTTTCATTTTCAGAAACGGTCACATAAACTCCTTTAGGATAATTATGTCTTTAAATATAGTGACCCACTTGTAATTCTGTATTCCGTTTGTGCATAATTATTCGAAAAGGGGTTTATgtaactatttttaaaaataagaggaTCTCCACGactatttcattaaattacaAGCGTATTGTCGTCCTTGTTTAATTGTGGTATTTTATAGTATTCATGATATGATTGttttttgaaaagtatttttcggattaaaaaaatcatttgaagTACTGCTTTTCAGAGAATACAATACttattaggtttttttttttttaccccaTGAAAATACTTTTTCGAGTGATCTTACAAAAGacaaattttactcttttttttttttaaatataattatttctatCCATCTTCCATTCTTCCTAACATCATTCCACTAactaaatcaattatttattatgatttttttattccatttgatGCCACACTAACTAAACGAATTATGAAACAGCTCAACGACAGAGCAACTTGAGAGATGAGCAAAATCACAAAACAAAGCTCCAATGTTTTGACTCTTCACCTAAAATATTTGGTACATATCTCATGGGTTTGGCCAAGTGAGAtgttcatattaatttttcacccgtaaattaattttccaagaaataaaaataaatgcttgTATTGTGTTCGTGGCATGTGAATTGAATTGAAGGAGCACATGCACATGCTTCGTGGACTTGAAGACCTCAATGACTCTTAGCCTACCCTTTTAGTTGGTGAGCTTTTAACaactcaaatattttcttggcattttattctatattgttcaaatattttcttcacttTGTGCTCCTAATTCTTTTCACATTAGAACAAAGAGTTGTTTGGTTTGTATCATATTtcgaataaaaataaaaaattaagaaaagttTCTCAAAATACACCTTGAGAGTAATTtttctcacttttttttaagagcATATTTCTAGGgctgaatttcttttttgaacataatgaaattattttcttaaatcatgactttgttttgtcttttcctatttttctTGTGATGATAAAGCTACccaaaacacaaataaatcagatgaaaaaaaaaatcaggtaaataattaaaatctagaTAAACTAGATAGGACAAACAAGCACTCCAAAGCGATAATAACAGCACACACACAAAAGTTTACGAGCGAATTTCCCCGTGCCCAATTGTCcaattatgtaaatttaacattttttaattatttaaaatgtcaAGTTCTTTACGGATCAAACTGCCACGTGTGTGAAATCTAATCAAATTAACCTACAAACTGTCGAGCTTAACGGTTGACGGAGTCAGCAACAGAAACAAAACACTAGCCAGCCGGAAACAGACGTGCACCAATCACGCAATTCCCGCCACTTATTTAGCGCTTCCCTCttgtaattaaatattctcaagaaaattatatatattgccACCAAAtacacaaatttaataataataataaaataaatactaagTTATATGTATGTAACTTACACTCACACATATACAATGTGTGGACCACACCACACATTGTTCGTGTGTGTGGATGTAAGTTACATGAATTGTAACTTAAGCACtccctaataataataataataataataataataataataaaaataaaaaataatgttagtcaaactattttatccttaagTTCCGCATTTCATAACATCTACATGATTCGATTATTagaatatcaataaaaattaataaaatttaattgatagcTAAATTATGTAgtataattcaataatttgagtATCGTCAGATGATCAAAACAGAGTATAGTCCGCAATTTGAGGATTGTGAAATAATCAGAACGTTAAGAAATATCTATATGATGGTGtctaaattatcaaatatattaaatCGTATGCCTAGAATATTGTAGTCATACCTAATAAATacctaataaataattaaaacgtCTCTCTCTATAGTTTGGTGTTGACTCATTaacatctatatatatatatatatatattgtcttgaaaataaataaaatacaaaaaagtcTACATACACAATACACTACGTGTTCATCATTTAAAGACAAAGAAAGCATCATCCAAATTTCTGTCTCTCTTCTTACACATATGCATACACACATTTTTGAATCTTGTTGTTGAGTCTTCATATCGGATCCGATAATTGGGTCTCAGTCGCCGGTAATTCGGAGGATCCAACGAAATTGGAGGGATAAATCAAGAACGATTTTCGAGGCAATCTTGGATCTTTCAACTTCACTCTTTTATAATCAAGAATCTTAACAGATCATCATAGAATAATAACAATGGCTACTGAATCATCAGGTTTTGATCCAAACCCACGATCTTTTtctccttcattttcttcattttcaaccTTTTCTTAATCTTTAGGATTCATTAGATTAGGGTTAGGGTTCAGTGTAATTATTGTggttaaaaaatacattataatATGAGCAACAAGCAACCGATGAATCTAGACGACGATCAAATAGCGGAGCTACGTGAAATCTTTCGTTCATTTGATCGGAACAACGACGGGAGCCTCACACAGCTCGAGTTAGGCTCACTGTTGCGTTCTTTAGGGCTGAAGCCGAGCCCCGACCAGCTGGAAACCCTAATTCAGAAGGCGGATACTAACAGCAACGGTCTCGTGGAGTTCTCGGAGTTCGTGGCGCTGGTGGCTCCAGAGCTGCTCTCGTCGAAGTCACCCTACAGTGAGGAGCAGCTGAGGCAGCTGTTCAGGATGTTTGATAGGGACGGTAATGGATTCATCACCGCTGCTGAGTTGGCCCATTCTATGGCCAAGCTGGGGCACGAGTTGACGGCGGAGGAGTTGACGGGGATGATCAGGGAGGCTGATACCGACGGCGATGGAAGGATCAGTTTTCAGGAGTTTGCACAGGCGATTACTTCTGCTGCTTTTGATAATTCTTGGGCTTAATATGTTGATCTGTATGTGCATGTATGAAAGTGTTGTCCCTAGActttgatcatcatcatcattttgtGTTACTTAGCTTCGGTTTTTATGTTTCCTACTTATTGATTTATTAGAATAGTCGTTAGTGAATTACTCAATATTGTTAATTGGTAAGATCTTGGTTTTGATAATCACAAAACCGTAAAAGTACTGagtgatatatatttttgatattGGCTTAAAGTAGAACTAATACGAAGAAACTCGAACCCTGCTCACGTAGACAGGAAGAGTATCGATTCCCCGTTcatgataatatttaaaacaaaagctTAATGCGAAGCCAAGCCAATTTCCTATGGAGATATAGATTGCAAACGCAAACATAATGTTGGACTAATTAAGATGGAGTTTGTGGTGTATGTGTTTACTTGATTTCACTGTACTTAACCAGGTATCTAGCTAATACAGACACAAATGGAAGACCGAATTCTTATGCCGGATCATCTAGTTGTTAATCATGTTAATGAAAGGACAAGCCCTAGATTATTGGTGATATGGAGCATTTTGCTTAGATGATGTTACTATTGGTTTCGGAATATTGTTAGTATATATTGCCGAATTCgggttaattttgaattttttttttttatagaatcaTATAAGACTATTGCTCATATTACTATTGGTTTTGAATTAGATGAGACTATTGATGTTTAGGATCGAGAACTTTGTTAATCTCAGTTTGAATTCTCATCTTCCTGTGTTATTTTCAAATTGGCCACAAAAATTTTGCAGCAGCAGCTATCCATTAACAATAGTACCAAGCTACCAATATTATCAAATGTACATCTGTCAAGTACACTAATCGaaagggaaaaggaaaaagtccACATCTTCCTGTGTTATTTTCAAATTGGCCACACAAATTTTGCAGCAGCAGTTATCCATTTACAATAGTACCAAACTACCAATATTATCAAATGTACATCTGTCAAGTACAGTTATCGaaagggaaaaggaaaaagtccacttaaattgaaaagttCAAGCCATGCACATGTAAGATAATTGAATATAATTgacaaattcaattattttgactttcaagaaatataataatttagtcTCGCAAAGGAGAGAAGAGTGTAGAATTTATTGGCTGATATGCTCGTGTGACTTAGCAAAAccatacacacacacgcacatattttgttttccaaaaAGCATTCTTCTCAAACATCTAATATAATTGGAAACTCA contains:
- the LOC102612543 gene encoding plastid lipid-associated protein 3, chloroplastic, with the protein product MAFVFGLSPTSLFFSSSCKNQNPKPILFFSAKSKTHSSLSFSKPNNNKCKTHLALGLRSSSQPDPVPEPDSEPSETPVTITDEWGEKTELEAEEQEPTRMADSDPPKDEDEWEEYDSGADNGSAPAAAVAAAPAAKEVEEYDDKLGDLKRCFVDTVYGTELGFRAGSDVRAEVLELVNQLEALNPTPNPVNAAGVLDGNWVLVYTAFSELLPLLAAGAIPLLKVEKICQKIDTSSLTIENSTTLSSPFASFSFSATASFEVRSPSRIQVQFKEGTLQPPEIKSTVDLPGNLNIFGQNINLSPVQQTLSPLQEAVGSISRAVSGQPPLKVPIPGERTQSWLLITYLDEDFRISRGDGGLFVLVKEGSPLLDQ
- the LOC102613046 gene encoding probable calcium-binding protein CML11; the protein is MSNKQPMNLDDDQIAELREIFRSFDRNNDGSLTQLELGSLLRSLGLKPSPDQLETLIQKADTNSNGLVEFSEFVALVAPELLSSKSPYSEEQLRQLFRMFDRDGNGFITAAELAHSMAKLGHELTAEELTGMIREADTDGDGRISFQEFAQAITSAAFDNSWA